Proteins encoded by one window of Actinocorallia herbida:
- a CDS encoding zinc-dependent alcohol dehydrogenase family protein yields the protein MRAWSVRRPGPMASGPLVPVERDVPAPGAGELLLRVLACGVCRTDLHVAEGDLPVHLAAVTPGHEIVGEVVAAGPGAHHAVGDRVGAAWLRSTCGRCGYCRRGAENLCPHSQYTGWDAHGGYAEYALAEDAYVYALPEGLGDVEAAPLLCAGIIGYRALRLAALPPGGRLGLWGFGGSAHLAAQIALAQGARVHVFTRAEPARRLALDLGADSAAGSFDPAPEPLDSAIIFAPAGDLVPAALARLDRGGTLAVAGIHLTDVPALDYRRHLFQERRITSVTSNTRADGEEFLRLAARLPLRVETVTYPLAEADRALTDLAADRVNGAAVLVP from the coding sequence CGGGCGTGGAGTGTCCGGCGGCCGGGGCCGATGGCGTCGGGACCGCTGGTACCGGTCGAGCGGGACGTGCCCGCACCGGGCGCGGGCGAACTACTGCTCAGGGTCCTGGCGTGCGGAGTGTGCCGGACCGACCTGCACGTGGCCGAAGGGGACCTGCCGGTCCACCTCGCCGCGGTGACGCCCGGCCACGAGATCGTCGGCGAGGTCGTCGCGGCCGGACCCGGCGCGCACCACGCGGTCGGCGACCGGGTGGGCGCCGCGTGGCTCCGCTCGACCTGCGGACGGTGCGGATACTGCCGGCGCGGCGCCGAGAACCTGTGCCCGCACTCGCAGTACACCGGATGGGACGCGCACGGGGGCTACGCCGAATACGCGCTGGCCGAGGACGCCTACGTCTACGCCCTTCCCGAGGGACTCGGCGACGTCGAGGCGGCTCCGCTCCTGTGCGCGGGCATCATCGGCTATCGGGCGCTGCGCCTGGCGGCCCTGCCTCCGGGAGGCCGCCTCGGCCTCTGGGGCTTCGGCGGTTCGGCACACCTGGCGGCCCAGATCGCCCTCGCCCAGGGCGCCCGCGTCCACGTCTTCACCCGCGCCGAGCCCGCCCGGCGCCTGGCCCTGGACCTGGGCGCGGACTCCGCGGCCGGCTCCTTCGACCCGGCACCCGAGCCCCTGGACTCCGCGATCATCTTCGCTCCCGCGGGCGACCTGGTCCCCGCCGCGCTCGCACGTCTCGACCGCGGCGGCACCCTGGCCGTCGCGGGCATCCATCTGACCGACGTCCCCGCCCTCGACTACCGGCGCCATCTCTTCCAGGAACGCCGCATCACCTCCGTCACCTCCAACACCCGCGCCGACGGCGAGGAGTTCCTCCGCCTCGCCGCCCGCCTCCCCCTCCGCGTCGAGACCGTCACCTACCCGCTCGCGGAAGCCGACCGTGCCCTCACCGACCTCGCCGCCGACCGCGTCAACGGCGCCGCCGTCCTGGTCCCCTAG
- a CDS encoding tetratricopeptide repeat protein: MDLESVIAAGGLLVAMATTLIAWGQLRRTPNASERPADSGAPRGILRPPTGRLPAQVRGRSEILGVLRALAQRPDQAVHLLGGLGGTGKTTIALQIADERLSAGCDVWWVSGAEAHSLFSDLMSLAQSLGATAQDVEAVSQGRRDPADLLWRFLESRNGWLLVIDNVDDPHTLSRHGRAVQDNSGWIRPTSAGLILVTSRNSDPLAWGRHVTPHTVGWLPAEQGARILCDFAPRAGSFQEARDLSDRLGGLPLALHHAGLHLTSPFNPERSFTSYAQALTERFPQLMAVGADDRSIVRSTWRLTLDALVANGHPSAGAQMRVLARLAGGVPFPCELLDHEVFARGCGLDDGTRSAAGLRALAHTGLITLGSSGSGAETLTVHPLVVEILRLDDDEPDRHENVCLDLLAAAVARLEFRNPEHSPAWSSFLPHLAELLQAKASHGDDPSLAQAAEVAEKIAAALGWNSRYFTASQLIEETLKATARLGDEHPVVLSLRLVQAQTTRLLGDPGSAERIVREVLVFRERSLGADGPGTLATRHELGLCLAGQGKTATAEEQYREVIRRRHATLGADHPDTLIARAVLAHLHSRTSELLDEAERECRDVHADQSRILGSDHPDTLVTRKRIAAVLHRQGRLTAAEDEYQAVLPGLVRGFGVEHGHVLSTRYELAKILLERGRRRTARKRLEELGPIQRRVLGTDHPGTLKTERALAELRSAG; encoded by the coding sequence ATGGATCTCGAGTCGGTGATCGCTGCGGGAGGTCTTCTGGTCGCGATGGCGACGACATTGATCGCCTGGGGCCAATTGCGGCGCACACCGAATGCCTCGGAACGGCCGGCCGATTCCGGTGCGCCCCGGGGAATTCTCCGCCCTCCGACCGGCAGGCTTCCCGCACAGGTGCGCGGCAGATCGGAGATCCTCGGTGTGCTCCGCGCCCTCGCACAGCGACCCGACCAGGCAGTGCATCTCCTGGGTGGATTGGGCGGCACCGGAAAGACGACCATCGCGCTCCAGATCGCCGATGAGCGCCTTTCCGCGGGGTGCGATGTGTGGTGGGTCTCCGGAGCGGAAGCGCATTCCCTGTTCTCGGATCTGATGTCCCTGGCGCAGTCCCTGGGCGCCACGGCCCAGGACGTCGAGGCGGTGTCGCAGGGCAGACGTGATCCCGCGGACCTGCTGTGGCGGTTCCTGGAATCTCGGAACGGCTGGCTCCTGGTCATCGACAATGTGGACGACCCGCACACGCTGTCCCGACACGGACGCGCGGTACAGGACAACTCGGGCTGGATCCGGCCCACCTCTGCGGGCCTCATCCTGGTCACCAGCCGCAACAGCGACCCCCTGGCCTGGGGACGGCATGTCACCCCGCACACCGTCGGCTGGCTTCCCGCCGAACAGGGCGCGCGGATCCTGTGTGACTTCGCCCCCCGAGCGGGATCCTTTCAGGAGGCCCGCGACCTCTCCGACCGGCTGGGCGGACTGCCTTTGGCACTGCATCATGCCGGACTCCACCTCACCTCGCCGTTCAATCCCGAACGCTCCTTCACCTCTTACGCCCAGGCGCTCACCGAGCGGTTTCCCCAGCTGATGGCGGTCGGCGCCGACGATCGATCCATTGTGCGGAGCACCTGGCGATTGACCCTGGATGCGCTCGTCGCGAACGGGCATCCCTCCGCCGGCGCACAGATGCGGGTCCTCGCCAGGCTCGCGGGCGGCGTGCCCTTCCCATGCGAACTGCTCGACCACGAGGTCTTCGCCCGCGGATGCGGCCTGGACGACGGGACACGGAGCGCCGCGGGTCTGCGGGCGCTGGCGCACACGGGCCTGATCACCCTGGGATCGTCGGGATCCGGTGCCGAAACGCTGACCGTCCATCCGCTGGTCGTGGAGATCCTGCGCCTCGACGACGACGAGCCGGACCGCCACGAGAACGTCTGCCTCGACCTGCTGGCCGCGGCGGTCGCCCGCCTCGAATTCCGAAATCCCGAGCATTCCCCGGCATGGTCGTCCTTCCTTCCCCACCTGGCCGAGCTACTTCAGGCGAAGGCCTCCCATGGAGACGACCCCTCCTTGGCACAGGCCGCGGAGGTCGCCGAGAAGATCGCGGCCGCCCTGGGCTGGAACAGCCGGTACTTCACCGCGTCCCAGCTCATCGAGGAAACGTTGAAGGCCACCGCAAGACTCGGCGACGAGCATCCGGTCGTCCTTTCGCTTCGCCTGGTCCAGGCGCAGACGACCCGGTTGCTCGGTGATCCGGGAAGCGCCGAGCGCATCGTCCGTGAAGTTCTGGTGTTCCGCGAGAGATCCCTTGGGGCCGACGGTCCCGGCACCCTGGCGACCCGTCACGAACTCGGGTTGTGTCTGGCCGGTCAGGGAAAGACGGCAACGGCCGAGGAGCAGTATCGGGAAGTGATCAGGCGGCGGCACGCGACCCTCGGCGCGGACCATCCCGATACGTTGATCGCCAGAGCCGTTCTCGCGCATCTGCACTCGCGCACGTCCGAACTACTCGACGAGGCAGAACGCGAATGCCGTGACGTCCACGCCGACCAATCACGCATTCTAGGCTCCGACCATCCCGACACCCTGGTCACGCGCAAGCGCATCGCGGCCGTCCTCCACCGGCAGGGACGGCTCACCGCGGCGGAGGACGAATACCAGGCGGTTCTTCCCGGACTCGTCCGTGGTTTCGGCGTTGAGCACGGACACGTCCTGAGCACTCGCTATGAATTGGCGAAGATTCTTCTGGAACGGGGCAGAAGAAGAACTGCGAGAAAGCGACTCGAGGAGCTCGGCCCGATACAGCGCCGCGTGCTCGGCACCGACCATCCGGGCACGCTCAAGACGGAGCGGGCGCTCGCCGAGCTCAGGTCCGCCGGGTAG
- a CDS encoding alpha/beta fold hydrolase: MPAVLVHGVPETAELWGPLRARLRRDDVVALRLPGFGRPLPPGFQATKEGYAAWLTEAVAELGGQGPVDLVGHDWGGGLVVRLVSLRPDLVRSWATDAAALADPAYEWHEHARLFQTPGVGEDLLSAMTTLSADDYLAGLRDLGLPLDATDGLTGLDEMMARCILTLYRSAVHVGAEWAPAFVDVGAPGLVIAPAKDAFLPEANTRAAAARAGAHVTELPGAGHWWMLEDPARAAAVLQEFWDGLPA, translated from the coding sequence ATGCCCGCCGTCCTCGTCCATGGAGTGCCGGAGACCGCCGAGCTCTGGGGCCCCCTTCGCGCGCGGCTGCGCCGCGACGACGTCGTCGCGCTCCGGCTGCCCGGCTTCGGCCGCCCGCTGCCTCCCGGCTTCCAGGCCACCAAGGAGGGCTATGCCGCGTGGCTCACGGAGGCCGTCGCCGAACTCGGCGGACAGGGCCCGGTCGACCTGGTCGGACACGACTGGGGAGGCGGCCTCGTGGTCCGGCTGGTCAGCCTCCGCCCCGACCTTGTGCGCTCCTGGGCGACCGACGCCGCGGCCCTCGCGGACCCGGCGTACGAGTGGCACGAGCACGCCAGGCTCTTCCAGACGCCCGGGGTCGGCGAGGACCTCCTCTCCGCCATGACGACGCTGTCGGCGGACGACTACCTCGCGGGCCTGCGCGACCTGGGTCTTCCCCTGGACGCGACCGACGGGCTGACCGGCCTCGACGAGATGATGGCCCGCTGCATCCTCACCCTCTACCGGTCGGCCGTGCACGTCGGCGCCGAATGGGCTCCCGCGTTCGTGGACGTCGGCGCGCCGGGCCTGGTCATCGCACCGGCCAAAGACGCGTTCCTTCCCGAGGCCAACACCCGCGCCGCCGCCGCGCGCGCCGGGGCGCACGTCACCGAGCTGCCCGGCGCGGGCCACTGGTGGATGCTCGAGGATCCCGCCCGCGCCGCGGCGGTGCTGCAGGAGTTCTGGGACGGCCTCCCCGCCTGA
- a CDS encoding class I SAM-dependent methyltransferase: MENHHEHHTHHRSQEHGHGHGHGHDGEGEETALLEILDLDAEVFSDLMDEATSLIAEAAGDTPPQQVLDLGAGTGAGTFALLRRFPEASAVAVDGSARHLKHLRERAVALGLLGRISPSLTDLDGAWPDFDRPDLVWASNSLHHFADPARVLRDIGALLAPGGLLAVLEMPGFPTFLQDDTVPLGLEARVAEALAAENAAHLPHRAADWTALLTEAGFTIETHRVLESDLPSPVTPEARRYAHLSLDRLYTRLASRLTPTDRTAMDDLATEGAAHLPLHLRTARTLWLARPTAFTQ, from the coding sequence ATGGAGAACCACCACGAGCACCACACACATCACCGGTCCCAGGAGCACGGCCATGGGCATGGCCACGGCCACGACGGGGAGGGCGAGGAGACCGCGCTCCTCGAGATCCTCGACCTCGACGCCGAGGTCTTCTCCGACCTCATGGACGAGGCGACCTCACTGATCGCCGAGGCCGCCGGGGACACCCCTCCGCAGCAGGTCCTCGACCTCGGCGCGGGCACGGGCGCGGGCACCTTCGCCCTGCTGCGCCGGTTCCCCGAGGCGTCCGCCGTCGCCGTGGACGGGTCCGCGCGCCACCTCAAGCACCTGCGCGAACGCGCCGTCGCCCTCGGCCTCCTCGGCCGGATCTCCCCCTCCCTCACCGACCTCGACGGCGCCTGGCCCGACTTCGACCGCCCCGACCTCGTCTGGGCCTCCAACTCCCTGCACCACTTCGCCGACCCGGCCCGCGTCCTCCGCGACATCGGCGCCCTCCTGGCCCCGGGGGGCCTCCTGGCCGTCCTGGAAATGCCCGGCTTCCCCACCTTCCTCCAGGACGACACCGTGCCGCTCGGCCTGGAAGCCCGCGTCGCCGAGGCCCTCGCCGCCGAGAACGCCGCGCACCTCCCGCACCGCGCCGCCGACTGGACCGCCCTTCTCACCGAGGCCGGTTTCACCATCGAGACGCACCGCGTCCTGGAGTCCGACCTCCCTTCCCCCGTCACTCCCGAGGCCCGCCGCTACGCCCACCTGAGCCTCGACCGCCTCTACACCCGCCTCGCGTCCCGCCTCACCCCCACCGACCGCACCGCCATGGACGACCTCGCCACCGAAGGCGCAGCGCACCTCCCCCTCCACCTCCGCACCGCTCGCACCCTCTGGCTCGCCCGGCCCACCGCCTTTACGCAGTAA
- a CDS encoding helix-turn-helix domain-containing protein: protein MKQDDEVDALVRARIRGLRTALGWSLDELAARCHLSPSTLSRIETGHRRLGLDQLTAIARALGATLDQLVEPAGDADVVIRPHHDADRGVTTWLLSREPGLTVAKMRITGPVPADLKVHPGRDWFIVLAGVVELRLAERSIIVRAGEAAEFSTMVPHAFGAHDGPAEILAVLDHDGRRIHLHPAP, encoded by the coding sequence ATGAAGCAAGACGACGAGGTGGACGCCCTGGTCCGGGCCCGGATCCGGGGCCTGCGGACCGCCCTGGGCTGGTCCCTCGACGAACTGGCGGCGCGCTGCCATCTGAGCCCGTCCACGCTCAGCCGGATCGAGACCGGGCACCGCAGGCTCGGCCTCGACCAGCTCACCGCGATCGCCCGGGCCCTCGGCGCGACCCTGGACCAGCTCGTCGAGCCCGCGGGCGACGCCGACGTGGTGATCCGCCCGCACCACGACGCCGACCGTGGGGTCACCACCTGGCTGCTGAGCCGCGAACCCGGCCTGACCGTCGCGAAGATGCGGATCACCGGGCCGGTCCCCGCCGACCTCAAGGTCCACCCGGGCCGCGACTGGTTCATCGTCCTGGCCGGCGTCGTCGAACTGCGCCTCGCCGAGCGCTCGATCATCGTCCGGGCGGGAGAGGCCGCGGAGTTCTCGACCATGGTCCCGCACGCCTTCGGCGCGCACGACGGCCCGGCGGAGATCCTCGCCGTCCTCGATCACGACGGACGCCGGATCCACCTCCACCCCGCCCCCTGA
- a CDS encoding glucose-6-phosphate dehydrogenase has protein sequence MGETEAAGRARADALVLFGITGDLAEKMVLPALYGLVSQGFALGPVIGVTRSAWSLDRLRAHVREAVSEHGTVDGGALDELLGLLRVARVDYSDPGSFQSIAREAEGCRVLAHYLALPPDLYESAARCLSEAGLSENSRLVVEKPFGHDLESARALQAELTKYFPDEAIRRVDHYLGKESVENLLTFRAANTMIDTILHRNHVRGVQLTAAENFDVADRGGFYDATGCLRDVVQNHLLQTLAYFVMDTPRSGSPEDVLAERTRALRSIRTVLPEDYINGQYEGYLATEGVAPDSTTDTYAALRLYVDTDRWAGVPFTLRAGKSLAVSATELAVEFNRPVAGYHHTVCAQKAAPNLMRLHFEPHAGVTFQVLARRGADETVVDELTNKLDFPHLSRSRPYEHVLAAAVTGDPTRFSTMEAITECWRVVSELLPAPFAPISYAPGTWGPPEAARLTSDESWHAPQVP, from the coding sequence ATGGGCGAGACGGAGGCTGCGGGCAGGGCGAGGGCCGACGCGCTCGTGCTGTTCGGGATCACGGGCGACCTCGCGGAGAAGATGGTGCTGCCCGCCCTCTACGGCCTGGTGAGCCAGGGTTTCGCGCTCGGCCCGGTGATCGGCGTGACCCGGAGCGCCTGGTCGCTGGACCGGTTGCGCGCCCACGTCAGGGAGGCGGTCTCCGAGCACGGGACCGTCGACGGCGGCGCGCTCGACGAACTGCTCGGCCTGCTCCGCGTCGCCCGGGTCGACTACAGCGACCCCGGCAGCTTCCAGAGCATCGCCCGGGAGGCCGAAGGCTGCCGGGTCCTCGCCCACTATCTGGCACTGCCGCCCGACCTGTACGAGTCCGCCGCGCGCTGTCTGTCCGAGGCGGGACTGAGCGAGAACTCCCGCCTGGTCGTCGAGAAGCCCTTCGGGCACGACCTGGAGTCGGCTCGCGCGCTCCAGGCCGAGCTGACGAAGTACTTCCCTGACGAGGCGATCCGCCGGGTCGACCACTACCTCGGCAAGGAGTCGGTCGAGAACCTCCTGACGTTCCGCGCCGCCAACACCATGATCGACACGATCCTGCACCGGAACCACGTCCGCGGGGTCCAGCTCACCGCCGCCGAGAACTTCGACGTCGCCGACCGCGGCGGCTTCTACGACGCGACGGGCTGCCTCCGCGACGTCGTCCAGAACCACCTGCTCCAGACACTCGCCTACTTCGTCATGGACACCCCGCGCAGTGGCTCGCCCGAGGACGTCCTCGCCGAACGCACCCGCGCGCTCAGGTCGATCCGCACGGTCCTCCCCGAGGACTACATCAACGGCCAGTACGAGGGCTACCTCGCGACCGAGGGCGTCGCGCCGGACTCGACCACCGACACCTACGCCGCGCTGCGCCTCTACGTCGACACCGACCGCTGGGCGGGCGTCCCGTTCACGCTCCGCGCGGGCAAGAGCCTCGCGGTGAGCGCGACCGAGCTCGCGGTCGAGTTCAACCGGCCCGTCGCGGGCTACCACCACACGGTGTGCGCGCAGAAGGCCGCGCCGAACCTCATGCGGCTGCACTTCGAGCCGCACGCCGGCGTCACGTTCCAGGTGCTGGCCCGGCGCGGCGCCGACGAGACCGTCGTCGACGAGCTGACGAACAAGCTCGACTTCCCGCACCTGTCCAGGTCGCGCCCCTACGAGCACGTGCTCGCCGCGGCGGTCACGGGCGACCCGACCCGGTTCTCCACCATGGAGGCCATCACCGAGTGCTGGCGCGTCGTCTCCGAGCTGCTGCCCGCCCCGTTCGCGCCCATCTCCTACGCCCCGGGCACCTGGGGCCCGCCCGAGGCCGCCCGCCTCACCAGCGACGAATCCTGGCACGCCCCGCAGGTCCCCTGA
- a CDS encoding serine/threonine-protein kinase encodes MTVPAARYELESLIGEGGMGQVWRARDRVLDRVVAVKRIRFPDGVSAAERMVLCRRMIREARAAAAVRHPSVVAVHDVLEEDGVPCVIMELVEGRSLRAALPLPPGQAARIGLAVLSALSAAHAAGVVHRDVTPGNVLLADDGRVVLTDFGIAAVTGEEALTRTGVLVGSPGFLPPERLTGGVHGPEGDLFSLGATLYAAVTGHGPFRRGTEAATLAATVLDPPARLRGAGPLGPLVARLLRKDPAARPRHAAVERALRRAAGERVPWWERAALLPDVRWEYGWLSVAAAVSLWFLLADTIPHDARYRGLDVCAVAADLPGVGLHMVGAPKCVLELPDEAGTLTVSWWDTPNPRAARARFARLRESEGLGKDTPVRGLGDAAFAAPYAVGVYFRDGALVVGVTRGEYDQGAYPRSLWHALQAARP; translated from the coding sequence ATGACTGTGCCGGCGGCCAGATACGAACTCGAATCCCTGATCGGCGAGGGCGGGATGGGGCAGGTCTGGCGGGCGCGCGACCGGGTGCTGGACCGGGTCGTCGCGGTGAAGCGGATCAGGTTTCCCGACGGGGTCTCGGCCGCGGAGCGGATGGTGCTCTGCCGTCGCATGATCCGCGAGGCGCGGGCCGCCGCGGCGGTGCGGCATCCTTCGGTCGTGGCCGTGCACGACGTGCTCGAGGAGGACGGCGTGCCCTGCGTCATCATGGAGCTCGTCGAGGGGCGATCGCTGCGCGCGGCGCTGCCGCTGCCGCCGGGCCAGGCCGCGCGGATAGGGCTCGCGGTGCTGTCCGCGCTGTCGGCCGCGCACGCGGCGGGCGTCGTGCACCGCGACGTGACTCCGGGCAACGTGCTGCTCGCCGACGACGGACGCGTGGTCCTGACGGACTTCGGCATCGCCGCCGTGACGGGGGAGGAGGCCCTGACCCGGACCGGCGTGCTCGTCGGCTCGCCGGGGTTCCTGCCGCCCGAGCGGCTGACGGGCGGCGTCCACGGTCCCGAAGGCGACCTGTTCTCTCTGGGCGCGACGCTGTACGCGGCGGTCACGGGCCACGGCCCGTTCCGGCGCGGCACCGAGGCGGCGACACTCGCGGCGACGGTCCTCGACCCGCCCGCGCGGCTGCGCGGGGCCGGTCCGCTCGGCCCGCTGGTCGCGCGCCTGCTGCGCAAGGACCCGGCGGCCCGCCCGCGGCACGCCGCGGTCGAACGGGCGCTGCGCCGGGCCGCGGGGGAGCGCGTGCCCTGGTGGGAGCGGGCCGCCCTACTGCCGGACGTCCGCTGGGAGTACGGCTGGCTCTCCGTCGCCGCCGCCGTCTCCCTCTGGTTCCTGCTCGCCGACACGATCCCCCACGACGCCCGCTACCGCGGCCTCGACGTGTGCGCCGTCGCCGCCGACCTGCCCGGCGTGGGGCTCCACATGGTCGGCGCGCCCAAGTGCGTGCTGGAACTGCCGGACGAAGCCGGCACCCTGACGGTCTCCTGGTGGGACACCCCGAACCCCCGGGCCGCCCGCGCTCGGTTCGCCCGGCTCCGCGAGAGCGAGGGCCTGGGCAAGGACACTCCTGTGCGCGGCCTCGGCGACGCCGCCTTCGCCGCCCCCTACGCGGTCGGCGTCTACTTCCGGGACGGCGCCCTGGTCGTCGGCGTCACCAGGGGCGAATACGACCAGGGCGCCTACCCGCGGTCCCTCTGGCACGCCCTTCAGGCGGCCCGCCCATGA
- a CDS encoding serine/threonine-protein kinase, producing MTRLAGRYTLGEVLGEGGMGRVWRAYDDVTRREVAVKEIHARVSAERAIREARAMARLRHAEIVRIHDVLDVDDRPWIVMELLDGRALDEVIAERGGLPPEEVAAIGRGVLRALRHAHRQGVVHRDVKPANVFVRPDGRIVLTDFGISSLDGEDRLTATGFAIGTPGFVAPERLRHADLPPEPAADLFSLGALLYMALTGTAPFARATPLASLTAPLTDRPARPAGPPALVAAILGMLSADPGRRAAAAHRLTEPRVTAPAREAFRGVRLLGAVLTGKVTVREALRPARELRGVLIGVVAVASVMGLGYALRGVPDPSGDPASPSPSSSSSLSPRSPLPASTPVLDFPVPTLDPDDLESLMPTRTFDLPTVDVCDIQPDLC from the coding sequence ATGACCCGGCTCGCGGGGCGGTACACGCTGGGGGAGGTGCTCGGGGAAGGGGGGATGGGGCGGGTCTGGCGGGCCTACGACGACGTCACGCGGCGGGAGGTGGCCGTCAAGGAGATCCATGCGCGGGTGAGCGCGGAGCGCGCGATCCGGGAGGCGCGGGCGATGGCGCGGCTCCGGCACGCGGAGATCGTGCGGATCCACGACGTCCTCGATGTGGACGACCGGCCGTGGATCGTCATGGAACTGCTCGACGGGCGGGCGCTGGACGAGGTGATCGCCGAGCGGGGCGGGCTGCCGCCGGAGGAGGTCGCCGCGATCGGCAGGGGCGTGCTGCGGGCGCTGCGGCACGCGCACCGCCAGGGCGTCGTGCACCGCGATGTGAAGCCGGCCAACGTGTTCGTCCGCCCCGACGGACGGATCGTGCTCACCGACTTCGGGATCTCCAGCCTCGACGGGGAGGACAGGCTGACGGCCACGGGCTTCGCGATCGGGACGCCGGGGTTCGTCGCGCCCGAGCGGCTGCGTCACGCCGACCTGCCGCCGGAGCCCGCGGCCGACCTGTTCTCGCTCGGCGCGCTCCTCTACATGGCGCTCACGGGCACCGCCCCGTTCGCCCGCGCGACCCCGCTGGCGTCGCTCACCGCGCCGCTGACGGACCGGCCCGCCCGTCCGGCCGGCCCGCCCGCGCTCGTCGCGGCGATCCTCGGCATGCTGTCCGCGGACCCGGGCAGACGTGCCGCGGCCGCGCACCGGCTGACCGAGCCGCGCGTCACCGCGCCCGCCCGCGAGGCGTTCCGGGGAGTCCGGTTGCTCGGGGCGGTGCTGACCGGCAAGGTCACCGTCCGCGAAGCGCTCCGGCCGGCCCGCGAGCTCAGAGGCGTGCTGATCGGAGTGGTCGCCGTCGCCTCGGTGATGGGGCTCGGCTACGCGCTGCGCGGCGTCCCCGACCCCTCCGGAGACCCCGCTTCGCCCAGCCCGAGTTCCTCGTCCTCGCTCTCGCCCCGGTCGCCGCTCCCCGCTTCCACCCCGGTCCTCGACTTCCCCGTCCCCACCCTTGACCCGGACGACCTGGAATCCCTCATGCCGACCCGGACCTTCGACCTCCCCACGGTGGACGTATGCGACATACAGCCCGACTTGTGCTGA
- a CDS encoding DUF397 domain-containing protein: MRRGRNSFRRSTYSAMHDECVELKRDGTFIEVRDSKTPRGRNLRCAPTHLAVLFAEYRRG, encoded by the coding sequence ATGCGCCGAGGCCGGAACTCCTTCAGAAGGTCGACCTATTCCGCCATGCACGACGAGTGCGTGGAACTCAAACGCGATGGCACGTTCATCGAGGTGCGCGACTCGAAAACGCCAAGGGGCCGGAACCTGCGCTGCGCTCCGACGCACCTGGCCGTTCTCTTCGCCGAGTACCGCCGGGGATGA